In Achromobacter xylosoxidans A8, a single window of DNA contains:
- a CDS encoding LysE family translocator has translation MTLATLLLFILASAVTIITPGPTVLLAMSNGSRHGVRAACWGMAGAVLADLVLIGAVASGLGVVLAASEVAFQLIKWVGAAYLAYLGWKMLRSDAALVMPAAQADARRPAGLALGLRSFAVALTNPKALLFMSAFLPQFINPAAPLPAQYAVLAGVMALMNIAVMLAYAALGAQMVRAFQGAGLRWLNRICGGLLIGLAGTLALYRRGTP, from the coding sequence ATGACCCTTGCCACCCTGCTGCTCTTCATCCTGGCCTCGGCCGTCACCATCATCACGCCGGGCCCCACCGTCCTGCTCGCCATGAGCAACGGTTCACGCCACGGCGTGCGCGCCGCCTGCTGGGGCATGGCCGGCGCGGTGCTGGCGGACCTGGTCCTGATCGGCGCGGTGGCCTCGGGCCTGGGCGTGGTGCTGGCGGCGTCGGAAGTCGCCTTCCAGCTCATCAAATGGGTGGGTGCGGCCTATCTGGCCTACCTGGGCTGGAAGATGCTGCGCTCGGACGCGGCGCTTGTCATGCCCGCCGCCCAGGCGGATGCAAGGCGTCCGGCTGGATTGGCGCTGGGCCTGCGCAGCTTCGCGGTGGCGCTGACCAATCCCAAGGCGCTGCTGTTCATGTCCGCCTTCCTGCCCCAGTTCATCAATCCGGCCGCGCCCCTGCCCGCCCAGTACGCCGTGCTGGCCGGCGTCATGGCCTTGATGAACATCGCCGTGATGCTGGCCTACGCGGCGCTGGGCGCGCAGATGGTGCGCGCCTTCCAGGGCGCCGGCCTGCGCTGGCTGAACCGCATCTGCGGCGGCTTGCTGATCGGGTTGGCAGGGACGCTGGCACTGTACCGGCGCGGCACGCCTTGA
- a CDS encoding IclR family transcriptional regulator → MSGVTVTGVERVLDVFEAFQANERPLSLTDLAEAAGIPKSTCHAIVSTLTARGYLYTLNRPRTLYPTKRMYDVTSDILAKDPFIEHVTQVLERLRDSTRETVILGKRLGESAIYLQVIEGLHSIRYSAKPGEFKPLHSSSIGKAFLGTLKERDLRAWLEDQQLAAITPETKTEHEALIQDILESRKNGYFVTRGENVYDVWAVATTLTINNETLAVAVAGPKHRMEGNVAECAKLLVATCSFLSRQLGRA, encoded by the coding sequence ATGTCTGGAGTTACGGTGACCGGCGTCGAGCGTGTGCTTGACGTCTTTGAAGCGTTTCAGGCCAATGAACGGCCCCTATCGCTGACCGATCTGGCCGAGGCGGCCGGCATCCCCAAGAGCACCTGCCATGCCATCGTTTCGACGCTGACGGCGCGCGGCTACCTCTACACGCTGAACCGTCCGCGCACGCTGTATCCCACCAAGCGCATGTACGATGTGACGAGCGACATCCTGGCCAAGGACCCGTTCATCGAGCACGTCACCCAGGTCCTGGAGCGGCTGCGCGATTCCACCCGCGAAACCGTGATCCTGGGCAAGCGCCTGGGCGAATCGGCGATTTATCTGCAGGTCATCGAAGGGCTGCATTCCATCCGTTATTCGGCCAAGCCCGGCGAGTTCAAGCCGCTGCATTCGAGCTCGATCGGCAAGGCCTTTCTGGGCACGCTGAAAGAGCGCGACCTGCGCGCTTGGCTGGAAGACCAGCAGTTGGCCGCGATCACGCCGGAGACCAAGACCGAGCATGAGGCGCTGATCCAGGACATTCTGGAAAGCCGGAAGAACGGCTACTTCGTGACGCGGGGCGAGAACGTCTACGACGTGTGGGCGGTCGCGACGACGCTCACCATCAACAACGAAACGCTGGCCGTCGCGGTTGCCGGACCCAAGCACCGCATGGAAGGCAACGTGGCCGAATGCGCGAAGCTGCTGGTGGCGACCTGCAGCTTTCTATCGCGGCAACTGGGGCGGGCCTAG
- a CDS encoding sensor histidine kinase produces the protein MRLLLRLALMVGAASGLALLGLLAWSTGNASRFARYYDTLLVLNGIFALALFVWVVALTVRLARQIRRRQFGARLTARFSLAFALIGVVPGALIYTVSVQFMSRSIESWFNVRVDTALEAGLNLGRAALDSLLADLDARARSMAMELNRNSDSGVTLALTRLREANGVQEAMVFTGSGRMIAFSTSQYGQLLPATPPSTVINQLRLARGYSAAEADDPVTPGAEGGLHLRVVIPLTGPDRYDNLLGAASEPRWLQLMQPVPEQIAHNANLVQQGFRDYQELALSRLGLRKLYGITLTLALLLAAFGAIAVALSLSKRLVRPLLSLAGGTQAVGVGDYRPLPEPPERDEVGQLTRSFNAMTRQLDEARRMVESNRQQLERSNVYLESVLSNLSSGVLVFDESFRVTTVNQGAQTILGADLRSVIGRPLETVAGMLEFANIVRQAFSAHAAVGSERQHWQQQFEIAPGQGEAPAGAQPLTLLARGTHLRVDGRGNGYLVVFDDITEVISANRTVAWGEVARRLAHEIKNPLTPIQLSAERLAMKLEGKLPPAEAQIVERSTNTIVNQVASLKQMVDDFREYARTPPAVMQRIDFNALVADVLSLYGWEPEGGSSRLAEKALNLDVTLAPDLPPIEGDPTQLRQVIHNLMSNARDAIAEQGGQGRVSVTTQLMRSEQPDRADQQALRFTVADTGPGFPPQVMQRAFEPYVTTKSHGTGLGLAIVRKIVEEHGGRIDLANRKEGGARISILLTRLASEADTIDATAQEKDNAATQ, from the coding sequence ATGAGGCTATTGCTTCGGCTGGCCCTGATGGTTGGCGCCGCGAGCGGCCTGGCATTGCTGGGCCTGTTGGCGTGGTCCACCGGCAATGCCTCGCGCTTTGCGCGCTACTACGACACGCTGCTGGTGCTGAACGGCATTTTTGCGCTGGCGCTCTTCGTCTGGGTGGTGGCGCTGACCGTGCGGCTGGCGCGGCAGATCCGCCGGCGCCAGTTCGGTGCGCGGCTGACGGCCCGTTTTTCCCTGGCCTTCGCCCTGATCGGCGTGGTGCCCGGCGCCCTGATCTACACCGTGTCGGTGCAGTTCATGTCGCGCTCGATCGAATCCTGGTTCAACGTGCGGGTGGACACGGCCCTGGAAGCGGGCCTGAACCTGGGCCGCGCCGCGCTGGACTCGCTGCTGGCGGACCTGGACGCCCGCGCCCGCTCCATGGCCATGGAGCTGAACCGCAACTCCGATAGCGGGGTGACGCTGGCGTTGACCCGGCTGCGCGAGGCCAATGGCGTGCAGGAAGCCATGGTGTTCACCGGCAGCGGCCGCATGATCGCGTTTTCCACCAGCCAGTACGGCCAGTTGCTGCCGGCGACGCCGCCGTCCACGGTCATCAATCAGTTGCGGCTGGCGCGCGGCTATTCCGCCGCCGAAGCCGACGATCCGGTCACGCCCGGCGCCGAAGGCGGGTTGCACCTGCGGGTGGTGATTCCGCTCACGGGACCGGACCGCTACGACAACCTGCTGGGGGCGGCGTCCGAGCCCCGCTGGCTGCAGCTGATGCAGCCGGTGCCCGAGCAGATCGCCCACAACGCCAATCTGGTGCAGCAGGGCTTTCGCGACTACCAGGAACTGGCGCTGTCGCGGCTGGGCCTGCGCAAGCTGTATGGCATCACCCTGACCCTGGCCCTGCTGCTGGCGGCCTTCGGCGCCATCGCCGTGGCGTTGTCGCTGTCCAAGCGGCTGGTGCGTCCGCTGCTCAGCCTGGCGGGCGGCACGCAAGCCGTGGGCGTGGGCGATTACCGGCCCCTGCCCGAACCGCCGGAGCGCGACGAAGTCGGCCAGCTCACGCGTTCGTTCAACGCCATGACGCGTCAGCTCGACGAGGCCCGCCGCATGGTCGAGAGCAACCGGCAGCAGCTGGAACGCTCCAATGTCTATCTGGAAAGCGTGCTGTCGAACCTGTCGTCCGGGGTGCTGGTGTTCGACGAGTCGTTCCGCGTGACCACGGTCAACCAGGGCGCCCAGACCATACTTGGGGCGGATCTGCGTTCGGTGATCGGCCGTCCGCTGGAAACGGTGGCCGGCATGCTGGAGTTCGCCAACATCGTCCGGCAGGCCTTTTCCGCCCATGCCGCGGTGGGTTCCGAGCGCCAGCACTGGCAGCAGCAATTCGAGATCGCCCCGGGCCAGGGCGAGGCGCCGGCAGGGGCGCAGCCCTTGACCTTGCTGGCGCGCGGCACGCATTTGCGCGTGGACGGGCGCGGCAACGGCTATCTGGTGGTGTTCGACGACATTACCGAAGTGATCTCGGCCAACCGGACCGTGGCCTGGGGCGAGGTCGCCCGCCGCCTGGCGCACGAGATCAAGAATCCGCTGACGCCGATCCAGCTGTCGGCGGAACGTCTGGCCATGAAGCTGGAAGGCAAGCTGCCCCCCGCCGAGGCCCAGATCGTCGAGCGTTCCACCAACACCATCGTCAATCAGGTGGCGTCGCTTAAGCAGATGGTGGACGATTTCCGCGAATACGCCCGCACGCCGCCGGCGGTGATGCAGCGCATCGACTTCAACGCCCTGGTGGCGGACGTGCTGTCGCTGTACGGCTGGGAGCCCGAAGGCGGCTCGTCGCGCCTGGCTGAAAAGGCCCTGAACCTGGACGTGACCCTGGCGCCGGACCTGCCTCCCATCGAAGGCGACCCTACCCAGTTGCGCCAGGTGATCCACAACCTGATGTCCAATGCCCGCGATGCGATCGCCGAGCAGGGCGGGCAAGGGCGGGTCAGCGTGACCACGCAGCTCATGCGCAGCGAACAGCCCGACCGCGCGGACCAGCAGGCCCTTAGGTTTACCGTGGCCGATACCGGGCCGGGCTTTCCGCCCCAGGTCATGCAGCGCGCGTTCGAGCCCTACGTAACCACCAAGTCCCACGGGACTGGGTTAGGATTGGCAATCGTACGCAAGATCGTGGAAGAACACGGTGGGCGTATCGACCTTGCCAACCGCAAGGAAGGAGGCGCGCGGATCTCGATCTTGTTGACCCGGCTGGCTTCCGAGGCCGATACAATAGACGCGACCGCGCAAGAAAAGGATAATGCGGCTACGCAATAG
- a CDS encoding enoyl-CoA hydratase/isomerase family protein, with the protein MQTNKDIAVEERAGGEVWITIERPHKHNALARQVLAELGQAVLQAGARKDTRFIVLTGAGDRYFAAGGDLVELAQVRDEASTRDMAEQSRAALDAVRACPVPVLAYLNGDAIGGGAELALACDMRMLASHAHIGFIQARLAISSVWGGGVDLCQLAGSARAMRMMSRGESIDAPLALDWGLADTIVADGPAGADMQAFLKPLRLCAPQVLRAIKAQTAAWRQGASYEARRAVERQQVMHTWLHDDHWRASDAFLARSAK; encoded by the coding sequence GTGCAGACGAACAAGGACATCGCGGTAGAGGAGCGCGCCGGTGGCGAGGTGTGGATCACCATCGAACGGCCGCACAAGCACAACGCGCTCGCCCGCCAGGTGCTCGCCGAACTCGGACAGGCGGTGCTGCAGGCAGGCGCGCGCAAGGACACGCGCTTCATCGTCCTGACCGGCGCTGGCGACCGCTACTTCGCCGCCGGCGGCGATCTGGTGGAACTGGCCCAGGTGCGCGACGAGGCTTCCACCCGCGACATGGCCGAGCAGTCCCGCGCCGCCCTGGACGCGGTGCGCGCTTGTCCCGTGCCCGTGCTGGCCTACCTGAACGGCGACGCGATCGGCGGCGGCGCCGAACTGGCCCTGGCGTGCGACATGCGCATGCTGGCCAGCCACGCGCACATCGGCTTCATCCAGGCGCGCCTGGCCATCTCGTCGGTGTGGGGCGGCGGCGTCGATCTGTGCCAGTTGGCCGGCAGCGCCCGGGCCATGCGCATGATGAGCCGCGGTGAATCGATAGACGCCCCCCTGGCGCTGGACTGGGGCCTGGCCGACACCATCGTCGCCGACGGGCCGGCCGGCGCGGACATGCAGGCTTTCCTCAAACCGCTGCGCCTCTGCGCGCCCCAGGTACTGCGCGCCATCAAGGCGCAAACCGCGGCCTGGCGCCAAGGCGCCTCGTATGAGGCGCGCCGCGCCGTCGAACGGCAGCAGGTGATGCATACCTGGCTGCACGACGATCACTGGCGCGCGTCCGACGCCTTTCTCGCGAGGAGTGCGAAATGA
- the rsmB gene encoding 16S rRNA (cytosine(967)-C(5))-methyltransferase RsmB, giving the protein MSTRSDSPNLAPPLSSVLLSSAEVVEGVLDGRSLTDALSDVESALRPATQAVSFHAMRYLGWADAVGREMVQRYPSVLFESLLLVSLTLLKEEGEAASALPGMPVYAPHTVVDQAVTAASRSRELASFKGMLNACLRRFLRERAALEAAVADSPEAQWNHPGWWVKQLSVAYPREWREILAAANLPAPLTLRVNRRRASREQVLAAFQAAGLAAEPVGQSGLVLATPKPVTQLPGFAEGWWSVQDAGAQLAAELLAPADGMRVLDACSAPGGKTAHLLELADIDLLALDADADRLVRVGQNLDRLGLASDRVQLKAADAADLDAWWDGKPFDAVLADVPCTASGIVRRHPDIRWLRRENDVRRTATLQSSILDALWRTVAPGGRLLYVTCSIFPIEGARQALEFMQRHPDAQRLEAPGQLLPVAVDATPAAQHDGFFYALFAKQS; this is encoded by the coding sequence ATGTCCACGCGTTCCGACTCCCCCAATCTGGCCCCCCCGTTGTCCTCCGTCCTGCTTTCCAGCGCGGAGGTGGTCGAGGGCGTGCTGGACGGCCGTTCCCTGACGGACGCGCTGAGCGACGTGGAATCGGCCCTGCGGCCCGCCACGCAAGCCGTGTCGTTCCATGCCATGCGCTATCTGGGCTGGGCCGATGCCGTGGGCCGCGAAATGGTGCAGCGCTATCCCAGCGTGCTGTTCGAATCCCTGCTGCTGGTCTCGCTGACCTTGCTGAAAGAAGAGGGCGAGGCCGCGTCGGCTCTGCCGGGCATGCCGGTCTATGCGCCCCACACGGTGGTGGACCAGGCCGTGACGGCCGCGTCCCGCAGCCGCGAGCTGGCCTCTTTCAAGGGCATGCTCAACGCTTGCCTGCGCCGCTTCCTGCGCGAGCGCGCGGCGCTCGAAGCCGCGGTCGCCGACAGTCCCGAAGCGCAATGGAACCATCCCGGCTGGTGGGTCAAGCAGCTGAGCGTGGCCTATCCGCGCGAATGGCGCGAGATCCTGGCTGCGGCCAATCTGCCCGCGCCGCTGACCCTGCGCGTCAACCGTCGCCGCGCCAGCCGCGAGCAGGTGCTGGCCGCGTTCCAGGCCGCCGGCCTGGCGGCCGAGCCCGTGGGCCAGTCCGGCCTGGTGCTGGCCACGCCCAAGCCAGTGACGCAATTGCCGGGCTTTGCCGAGGGCTGGTGGTCGGTGCAGGATGCCGGCGCGCAACTGGCGGCCGAATTGCTGGCGCCCGCGGACGGCATGCGGGTGCTGGACGCCTGCTCGGCCCCGGGCGGCAAGACCGCCCATCTGCTGGAACTGGCCGACATCGACCTGCTGGCTCTGGATGCCGACGCCGACCGGCTGGTCCGGGTCGGGCAGAACCTGGACCGGCTGGGCCTGGCAAGCGATCGTGTCCAGTTGAAAGCGGCTGATGCCGCCGACCTGGACGCCTGGTGGGACGGCAAGCCGTTCGACGCGGTGCTGGCCGACGTGCCCTGCACGGCCTCGGGCATCGTGCGCCGCCACCCGGACATCCGCTGGTTGCGGCGCGAGAACGACGTGCGCCGCACGGCCACCCTGCAGTCCAGCATCCTGGACGCGCTCTGGCGCACAGTGGCGCCCGGCGGGCGGCTGCTCTACGTGACCTGCTCGATCTTTCCGATCGAGGGCGCGCGCCAGGCGCTGGAGTTCATGCAGCGTCACCCTGACGCGCAGCGCCTGGAGGCGCCCGGGCAGTTGCTGCCAGTTGCGGTCGATGCAACACCTGCGGCCCAGCACGACGGGTTTTTCTACGCCTTGTTTGCCAAGCAGTCCTGA
- a CDS encoding DUF4390 domain-containing protein, producing the protein MSIIPRLFLGLLLVSALLSFVPGGQAHGAEPKVTEVRPAVRDGKLEIDADIEFELNQQLRDAAQRGVPLYFTADLNINRERWWWFDKSLVDTSRTWRIIYNALTRQWRVGVGELTFPVASLDDAMGVIRHIRNWPVGDADEFDAGVLYGGQLRLRLDTSLLPRPFQVNALNSSSWVQATPWLDFTFVLSDKEKDPS; encoded by the coding sequence ATGTCCATTATTCCGCGCTTATTTCTCGGGTTGTTGCTCGTATCTGCCTTGCTTTCGTTCGTGCCGGGCGGGCAGGCGCATGGGGCTGAACCGAAGGTCACCGAAGTTCGCCCGGCGGTGCGCGACGGCAAGCTGGAAATCGACGCGGACATCGAGTTCGAACTGAACCAGCAACTGCGGGACGCGGCCCAGCGCGGGGTTCCGCTCTATTTCACGGCGGATCTCAATATCAATCGCGAACGCTGGTGGTGGTTTGACAAATCCCTGGTCGACACTTCCCGCACCTGGCGCATCATCTACAACGCCCTGACCCGGCAATGGCGGGTCGGCGTGGGTGAGCTGACCTTCCCGGTCGCCTCCCTGGACGATGCGATGGGCGTCATCCGCCATATCCGCAACTGGCCGGTGGGTGACGCCGACGAGTTCGATGCGGGCGTACTTTACGGCGGCCAGCTGCGCTTGCGCCTGGATACCTCGCTGTTGCCGCGGCCGTTCCAGGTCAACGCCTTGAACAGCAGTTCGTGGGTGCAGGCGACGCCCTGGCTGGACTTCACGTTCGTGCTCAGCGACAAGGAGAAAGACCCGTCATGA
- the trkA gene encoding Trk system potassium transporter TrkA, translating to MKILIMGAGRVGTSVAENLVSEENDITVIDSDPVQLQYLQEHFDLRVVLGDGSQVSVLEAAGAADTDLLIACAASDSANMVACKIARQLFNIPRRIARIRSVEFAEHPELMSEEGFCIDALISPERSVTTYLHSLIEFPEALQVVEFAEGRVSVVTVRVGAGSPMAHSPVDKLRDVWPDVKARVIDVLRGGRPLRAGSGTVIAPGDEVVLVVDSRDARRAVRQLREAERAVRRVMIAGGGNIGLRLARQLAEEKYSVRIIERDQKRCEYLATQLPDSVLVLHGSGTDEALLERENIEDMDTWLALTSDDEDNIMSSLLAKRLGARKVIALINRQAYGELMQGSHIDIAVSPSQATMSELLRHVRRGDVAAVHRLRQGVAEALEAIAHGDRSTSKVVGRAVGQISLPKGASIGALVREDEIILPDADTVIESDDHVIVFVPSRRQMPRVEKLFQVSASFF from the coding sequence ATGAAGATCCTGATCATGGGCGCTGGTCGCGTAGGCACCAGCGTGGCCGAGAACCTGGTGTCCGAAGAGAACGACATCACGGTGATCGATTCGGATCCCGTCCAGCTTCAATACCTGCAAGAACACTTCGACCTGCGCGTCGTCCTTGGCGACGGCTCGCAGGTATCGGTGCTGGAGGCCGCCGGCGCCGCCGATACCGACCTGCTGATCGCCTGTGCGGCCTCCGATTCGGCCAATATGGTGGCCTGCAAGATCGCGCGCCAGCTGTTCAACATTCCCCGCCGCATCGCCCGCATCCGCTCGGTCGAGTTCGCCGAACATCCGGAGCTCATGAGCGAAGAGGGCTTCTGCATCGACGCGCTGATCAGTCCCGAGCGCAGCGTCACCACCTATCTGCATAGCCTGATCGAATTTCCCGAGGCCCTGCAGGTGGTGGAGTTCGCCGAAGGGCGGGTCAGTGTCGTGACCGTGCGGGTCGGGGCCGGCAGCCCGATGGCCCATTCCCCCGTCGACAAGCTGCGAGACGTCTGGCCCGACGTGAAGGCGCGCGTGATCGACGTGCTGCGCGGCGGCCGGCCGCTGCGCGCCGGCAGCGGCACCGTCATCGCCCCGGGCGACGAGGTGGTGCTGGTGGTCGATTCGCGCGATGCGCGCCGCGCGGTGCGGCAGCTGCGCGAGGCCGAGCGCGCCGTGCGCCGCGTGATGATCGCGGGCGGCGGCAACATCGGCCTGCGCCTGGCGCGCCAGTTGGCCGAGGAAAAATACAGCGTCCGCATCATCGAGCGCGACCAGAAGCGCTGTGAGTACCTGGCGACCCAGCTGCCCGACAGCGTGCTGGTCCTGCACGGCAGCGGCACCGACGAAGCGCTGCTGGAACGCGAGAACATCGAGGACATGGACACCTGGCTGGCGCTGACCAGCGACGACGAGGACAACATCATGTCCTCGCTGCTGGCCAAGCGCCTGGGGGCGCGCAAGGTGATCGCCCTGATCAACCGCCAGGCTTATGGCGAGCTGATGCAGGGCAGCCATATCGACATCGCCGTGTCGCCCTCCCAGGCCACCATGAGCGAACTGCTGCGGCACGTGCGCCGCGGCGACGTGGCCGCCGTGCACCGGCTGCGCCAGGGCGTGGCGGAAGCGCTGGAGGCCATCGCCCATGGCGACCGCTCCACCTCCAAGGTGGTGGGGCGCGCGGTCGGGCAGATCAGCCTGCCCAAGGGCGCCAGCATCGGCGCGCTGGTGCGGGAAGACGAAATCATCCTGCCGGACGCCGACACCGTGATCGAATCCGACGACCACGTCATCGTCTTCGTGCCCTCGCGCCGGCAGATGCCGCGCGTGGAAAAGCTGTTCCAAGTCTCGGCGTCCTTCTTCTAA
- a CDS encoding response regulator, protein MARILVVDDEVGIRELLSEILYDEGHTVELAENAAQARAARLRMRPDLVLLDIWMPDTDGVSLLKEWGSQGLLDMPVIMMSGHATIDTAVEATRIGAMDFLEKPITLQRLLKTVAAGLARGRAPHPAPAASNATVASAAVALEDELDPPVLAAAPANEVPVTSNGQLGSISLDQPLREARDEFERIYFEYHLVRESHSMTRVSERTGLERTHLYRKLKQLGIESARKRSS, encoded by the coding sequence ATGGCCAGAATTCTGGTGGTTGACGACGAAGTCGGTATACGCGAGCTTTTGTCGGAAATCCTTTACGACGAAGGACACACGGTCGAGCTGGCTGAAAACGCGGCGCAAGCGCGCGCCGCACGCTTGCGCATGCGCCCCGATCTGGTGTTGCTGGACATATGGATGCCCGACACGGACGGCGTCAGCCTGCTCAAGGAATGGGGCTCGCAAGGCCTGCTGGACATGCCCGTGATCATGATGAGCGGCCACGCCACCATCGACACGGCGGTTGAAGCCACGCGCATCGGCGCCATGGACTTCCTGGAAAAGCCGATCACGCTGCAGCGCCTGCTGAAGACCGTCGCCGCCGGCCTGGCCCGCGGCCGCGCGCCGCACCCGGCGCCTGCCGCGTCGAATGCGACCGTGGCCAGCGCCGCCGTGGCGCTGGAAGACGAACTGGATCCCCCGGTCCTGGCCGCCGCGCCGGCCAACGAAGTCCCGGTCACGTCCAACGGCCAGCTCGGCAGCATTTCGCTGGACCAGCCGCTGCGCGAGGCGCGCGACGAATTCGAACGCATCTATTTCGAATACCACCTGGTCCGCGAAAGCCACAGCATGACCCGGGTATCGGAACGCACCGGGCTGGAACGCACCCACCTGTACCGCAAGCTCAAGCAATTGGGCATCGAGTCCGCCCGTAAGCGGAGCTCATGA
- a CDS encoding TrkH family potassium uptake protein has product MKRVLGTLYILGLTMVMFALTMLIPLTVAYVGGDAAREAFLDGFLLSVGIGGGLAAVTRRARCELRARDGFVLVSAVWAGLPLLAAIPLLLYFHGAGLPLSFTGAYFEAMSGLTTTGATVLTNLDTLPASINLWRATLIWIGGMGILVLAVAILPLLGVGGHQVVRAETPGPMKDERLTPRIASTAKALYAVYFVFSILCFLAYRAVGLSWFEAWCHMATTMGLGGFSTWDDGFAHFDSVAVEMVAMVFMLIAGINFATHFNAFRQRSGRAYLRCPEAIPYLVVVLGVGLVISVFLFLKGVYDDPLQALRYGMFNTISMATTTGYANTDFAQWPLFAPLTMLLLSGFATSAGSTGGGIKMIRAILLVKQARNELVTMLHPHAVSPVRINGRAVETRTMSSVLAFMLFYGLSIAVFTSLLLLSGLDPITAFSAVFASVNNTGPGLGPVGPMGNFAVLSDFQIWVCTFAMLIGRLELLTVLVLFTPIFWRK; this is encoded by the coding sequence ATGAAGCGCGTCCTGGGCACCCTCTACATCCTGGGCCTGACGATGGTGATGTTCGCACTCACCATGCTGATCCCGCTGACCGTCGCCTACGTGGGCGGCGATGCGGCGCGGGAGGCCTTCCTGGACGGGTTCCTGCTCTCGGTGGGCATAGGCGGGGGGCTGGCGGCGGTGACGCGTCGCGCCCGCTGCGAACTGCGCGCGCGCGACGGCTTCGTGCTGGTGTCGGCCGTGTGGGCCGGCCTGCCCCTGCTGGCGGCCATTCCGCTGCTGCTCTACTTCCATGGCGCCGGGCTGCCTCTGTCGTTCACCGGCGCCTACTTCGAGGCCATGTCGGGCCTGACCACCACCGGCGCCACGGTCCTGACCAACCTGGACACGCTGCCCGCGTCGATCAATCTGTGGCGCGCCACGCTGATCTGGATCGGCGGCATGGGCATCCTGGTGCTGGCCGTGGCCATCCTGCCCTTGCTCGGGGTGGGCGGGCATCAGGTGGTGCGGGCCGAAACGCCCGGACCGATGAAGGACGAGCGCCTCACGCCCCGCATCGCCAGCACCGCCAAGGCGCTGTACGCGGTCTATTTCGTGTTCTCCATCCTGTGCTTCCTGGCGTACCGGGCGGTCGGGCTGTCGTGGTTCGAGGCCTGGTGCCATATGGCCACCACCATGGGCCTGGGCGGCTTTTCGACCTGGGACGACGGCTTTGCCCACTTCGATTCCGTGGCGGTGGAAATGGTGGCGATGGTGTTCATGCTGATCGCCGGCATCAACTTCGCCACCCACTTCAATGCCTTCCGCCAGCGTAGCGGGCGCGCCTATCTGCGCTGTCCGGAAGCGATTCCCTATCTGGTGGTGGTACTGGGAGTCGGGCTGGTCATTTCGGTGTTCCTGTTCCTGAAGGGGGTCTATGACGATCCGCTGCAGGCGCTGCGCTATGGCATGTTCAACACGATTTCCATGGCGACCACCACGGGCTACGCCAATACCGACTTCGCGCAGTGGCCGCTGTTCGCCCCGCTGACCATGCTGCTGCTGTCGGGCTTTGCCACCTCCGCCGGGTCGACCGGCGGCGGCATCAAGATGATCCGCGCGATCCTGCTGGTCAAGCAGGCCCGCAACGAACTGGTCACAATGTTGCATCCGCACGCGGTCAGCCCGGTGCGCATCAACGGCCGGGCGGTCGAGACCCGCACCATGTCGTCGGTCTTGGCCTTCATGCTGTTCTACGGCCTCTCCATTGCCGTGTTCACCAGCCTGCTGCTGCTGTCCGGCCTGGACCCGATCACGGCCTTCTCGGCCGTTTTCGCCAGCGTCAACAACACCGGACCCGGCCTGGGCCCGGTTGGCCCCATGGGCAACTTCGCCGTTCTGTCCGATTTCCAGATCTGGGTCTGCACCTTCGCGATGCTGATCGGGCGCCTGGAACTGCTGACGGTGTTGGTGCTGTTCACCCCTATTTTCTGGCGAAAATAG